Genomic DNA from Ilyobacter polytropus DSM 2926:
AAACTATGGAAACATATTTGGCCTCAGCCAGACAAAAGTTGGTTTTTGTGCTGTTGGATATAAGAAGAATACCAAGTGAAGATGACATCAATATGCTAAAATGGCTAGAACACTATGAAATTCCATTTAAGATTATTTTTACAAAGGTAGATAAACTTTCTAATAATGAAAAGTTTAAAAATTTAAAGAATATAAAGAAAAAACTTGTATTTGACAATTCAGATGTCTTTTTTCATTCAGCTCTCAATCACACAGGTAAAGAGGAGATATTGAATTACGTGGAAACAGTTCTGCAAAATGGGATATAAAAGACTTTGAAAATATATAAAAATTTGATATAATTGAAAAATAAAAAAGTTTATATTTCAATTTTATTTAGAGAGGATATTAAAATTATGCCTAAAAATAGAGTGGTCAAAGTCGTAGTAAAGCAAACAAGTTAATATAACTGGGGTAGCTATGACTAGTGGTATAGTTAAATATCTAAAAGGCTTATAATTAGAGGTTTGTGCAGCTATCTTAGTGATTAAAGGACTAATAATAGCTGCTTTTTTATTGCGGTGCACTAAGATAAAAGTTAAAATTATAATAAATTTCAGGAGGGACAGTAATGGACGAGCTAAGTAAAATTTATTCTCCTAAGGAGATTGAGGATAAGTGGTATCAAGATTGGGAAAATAACGGATATTTTTCTGCCACAATGGATGAGGAAAAGCCAAATTATTCAATTGTAATCCCTCCGCCTAATGTAACAGGAATATTACATATGGGACACGTACTAAATAACACTATTCAGGATACAATTATCAGATTTAAAAGAATGAGTGGTTATAATACTCTTTGGCAGCCTGGAACAGACCATGCCGGGATTGCCACACAAAATAAAGTAGAAAGAAAACTAGCTGAACAGGGTCTTAAAAAAGAGGACCTGGGAAGAGAGAAATTTTTAGAAAAAGTCTGGGAATGGAAAGATGAGCACGGAGGACTTATAACAAATCAACTTAGAAAATTAGGAGCGTCACTTGACTGGGAAAGAGAAAGATTTACCATGGATGAGGGACTTTCAGATTCTGTAAAAGAGATATTTGTAAAGCTATATAATGACGACCTGATTTATCAAGGTGAGTACATGGTTAACTGGTGTCCTCGTTGTGGTACTGCTTTAGCTGATGATGAAGTGGATCATGAAGAGAAAAAGGGAAGTCTATGGCATATAAAATATCCAATTAAAGATTCAGATGAAAATTTTGTCATAGCAACTACAAGACCTGAAACAATGCTAGGAGATACAGGAGTAGCAGTAAATCCAGATGATGAAAGATATAAACATCTAATAGGGAAAACAGTAATTCTTCCGTTAGTTGGAAGAGAAATACCTATTTTTGCCGATGAATATGTGGATATGGAGTTTGGAACAGGTGTGGTAAAAATGACTCCGGCACATGATCCTAATGATTTTGAAATTGGAAAAAAGCATGACCTTGAAATCATAAATATTATGACAGAGGATGGAAAAATCAATGAGCTAGGAGAAAAATATCAGGGGCTCGATCGGTTTGAGGCAAGAAAAGCAATAATAGAGGACTTGAAAACTAAAGGTATACTTGTAAAAACAGAGGAACATATTCATAAAGTGGGAGGATGCTACAGATGTGACACAGTAGTTGAGCCTAGAGTATCTAAGCAATGGTTTGTTAAAATGAAGCCCCTTGCTGAAAAAGCGCTGGAAGTAGTTAGAAATGGACAGGTAAAAATAGTTCCTAAAAGATGGGAAAAAGTTTATTATAATTGGCTAGAAAATATAAGAGACTGGTGTATATCAAGACAGATATGGTGGGGGCACAGAATACCTGCTTATTACGGTCCTGACAACCATATGTTTGTAGCTAGAAATCCAGAAGAAGCTGCACAACAGGCAGAAGCACACTATGGGGAAAAAGTGAACCTGACACAGGAAACTGATGTGCTTGATACTTGGTTTTCATCTGCCCTATGGCCTTTCTCTACTCTTGGATGGCCAGACAAGACTAAAGAATTGGAGATGTTTTATCCTACTGCCACTCTCGTAACAGGGGCAGATATACTTTTCTTCTGGGTAGCCAGAATGATAATGATGGGTCTTTATGAAATGGAAGAGATTCCGTTTGAGACTGTCTATCTTCATGGAATTGTAAGAGATGAAAATGGTAAAAAAATGTCTAAATCCCTAGGTAACTCACCTGATCCACTGAAATTGATAGATGAATACGGTGCAGATGCCATAAGATTTACAATGCTATACAATACATCTCAGGGACAGGATGTACATTTTTCTGAAAAACTAATTGAGATGGGTAGAAATTTTGCCAATAAAACTTGGAATGTGTCAAGATTCGTACTTATGAATCTTGAAGGTTTCGATATAAAATCAGTGGGAAAAAATGAACTGAAGCTTGAATTGGTAGACAAATGGATATTCTCAAAATTCAACAAAACTGCAAAGGATGTGGCTGCAAAATTAGATAAAAACACTCTAGATGAAGCTGCTAAGTCTGTGTATGAATTCTTGAGAGGGGATTTCTGTGACTGGTATGTAGAGATGGCTAAGGTGAGACTTTACAATGCAGAAGATGAAGTTTCAAAAAAGACAGCCCAATATGTACTGTGGACAATTTTAGAATCTTCTCTTAGACTGCTTCATCCTTTCATGCCTTTCTTAACAGAAGAGATATGGCAAAAGCTAGGAGCAGAGGGAAAAACTATAATGCTTGAAAGTTTCCCGCTATGCCAAGAGGAACTTGTAGATGAAGATGCCGAAAAAGCCTTTGAATATATTCAGACAGTGATATCTTCTGTAAGAAACATCAGGGCTGAAATAGGTATATCACCTGCTAAGCCGGTAAACATGATAGTGAGGACTTCTGATGCACTTGAATTAAAAGCCCTTCAAGATAATAGAGGCTTCCTTTTAAATCTGGCTAAACTTGAGACTCTAGAAGTTGGTGAAAATCTTGAGAAACCTAAACAAGCTGGATTCAGAGTTGCAAAAAATTCTGAATTATATGTTCCTTTGACAGGTCTTTTAGATTCTGAAGCAGAGATAAAAAAAATAAATGTGCAGATGGAAAAAATACAAAAAGACCTTGATAAAGTTACAGCAAAACTTTCGAATGAAAAGTTTACATCTAAGGCTCCTGCTCAGATAATTGAAAGAGAAAAAAGAATTCAAAAAGAATATCAGGATAAAATAGATAAACTTCAAGAAAACTTAAAAAACTTTTTATAATATACAGGCAGAGTACCCGGCGTTTATGTCGGGTACTCTGTTTGTCTTTACAAGGCTAATAAAGGATTTATAAAATAAATTAAGATAATAAATTTACTGAGTAACTTAAAATTAGTTGCTACCTTTGTTTTAGATTAAAGTAATGAATTTATCCAAAGTTCCGTTACTTTTCCTTGATGAAAAGTAACCAAAAATCAAGGCCTGTGAAAAATAAGCTAAATGCCTTCGGAAATCTAAGTAAAAATCAAAACTCGCTACGCTCAGACAGTTGATTTTTTCTAGAGATTTCTCTCAGTCATTCTTAACGCTTATTTTATCAATGGCCAAAAACTTAAAAAAAACTTTTGTGTGAATAAACCTTGGTAAACCTTTGCGCTTATTTCTTATAGATAGATCATACGGTTTTATATTTTTTGAATTTCAAGTCGCAGGGCTTATACAGGAAAGAACCTGCACTCAGCCGTCCTACAGAATAAGTTCCGCAGGGAACCGAGGACTGTAACTTACAAAGGCGATAAAAGAAATATCTACTTCCTAGACATTTGAAAATTCTTGAACTTTTGGTTACTTTTCTTTCAAGAGAAAAGTAACAGGTTCAAATAAATTCAGTAATTTATTTAGAATTTCTTTCAAATATCAAATTAAGTTAAAGTAACAAATAAAAAAACTATCAAAATTATTTTTCTAGCAGGATATCTTATTTTTTTTTGTAAGTCCTTTTATCTGTTTTTAGATATTAACAATTCATATGTCTGACATATGAATTGTTTGCAAGTTTTTATCAAATATATAGTGAAAATTATTAAAATATATGATAGAATTATAGTAAAGATTATTTTAGTAGGGAGTGAGGATATTGGATTTACACTATCTAAGAATATTTTATGAAGTTGCAAAGGAAAGAAGTTTTACTAAAGCAGCAAATAAATTGTATATAAATCAATCTGCAGTGTCTATTCAGGTTAAAAAATTTGAGGAACTTTTAAATACAAAACTATTTGACAGAAGTTCTAAAAAAATAAAACTGACGTATTCTGGAGAAGTTCTTTATAAAATGGCTGAAGAGATATTTCAGAAGGTAAAGAGAGCCGAAAAAGAGATGACTAGGATAATAGAACTAGACAAGGCGAAGATATCAATAGGATCAACATCTACAGTAGGAGAACCACTTATTCCTAAATTGATGAAAGCTTTTTCTAAGGTGCACTCTGAGATAGAATATGATATAATCTTTTCTGATAAGCAGAGACTTCTCAAGAGTTTGAAAGAGGGAGAGCTTGATGTTATCATAATAGATGAAGAACACATAACAGACTCAAACCTAGAAGTAATAGAAGTGGATAAATTTCCTTATGTACTTGTAAGTAAAGAAGACTACAGGGATATAGAGGATGTCATAGATACTCCGCTTATATCAAGAAAAACTATACCTAACAATAATGAAGCCATAGCTGCACTTGAAAATAAATATAAAATCTCTTTTGATAATCAGATTTCAGTTATGGGAAGTCTAGAAACAATAAAAGGTATGGTAAGAGAGGGAGTAGGAAACGTAATACTTCCGTATTATTCAGTTTATAAAGAGGTAGAAGCTGGAGAGTTTAAGATAATAGAAAAAATAGAAGAGGTTGAAGACGCTTATCAGATAGTTATAACTAAGGATAAGAGAACACTTCTTGAAATAATTAAATTTATAAACTTCACCCAAAATTTTAAAATTATATAGGAGGATTTATGCAACTTATTGATTCATATATAAAAACTTACAATTTATTGGAAACTTTTATAAAGGAAGAGAAAATATCTAATACAACTGAAAAAGTTGCCATGTGTCTTGCTCGTGTTTTTGAAAACGGAAATAAGGCTCTCATCTGCGGAAACGGAGGGAGTAACTGTGATGCTCTTCACTTTGCAGAGGAGTTTACAGGGAGATTCAGAAGTGACAGAAAAGCCCTTCCTGCTATAGCCATATCCGATTCATCTCATATAACATGTGTGGGAAATGATTATGGATTTGACTATATTTTTTCTAGAGGTGTAGAGGCCTATGGAAAAGAGGGAGATTTCTTTATCGGAATATCAACAAGCGGAAACTCTGCAAATGTAATAAAAGCTGTGGAAGCTGCTAAAAAAGCAGGTTTAAAAACATGCCTTCTTTTGGGAAAAGACGGAGGAAAGCTAAAGGGAATGTGTGACTACGAGTTCATAATTCCTGGAGAAACCTCAGACAGAATACAGGAGATTCATATGATGATTCTTCATATTATTATAGAAGGTGTAGAAAAAATAATGTTTCCTGAAAACTATAAATAAAAAAGAGCCATATGGCTCTTTTTTATTTATCTAGTGAACAGCTGCTGATATCATTTTCTTGGTCTGGTTTATCTATACTAATTACTTTTATCTTTTGGTCTATAAGTTTTTCCCCTCGTTGCTTGTCAAAAAAGTATATAAGTCCAAATGAGACAGCTAAAAATAAAAAGCTCATAAAAACTCCCTGTCCTTCAGTAAAGCCTAATTTCTGACCTAAAAAGTATCCTGCCATCATAAAAATAATAGGCATCAGATAAACCAATGCTGCAATATTTAGCAGAGATGAATCCTCTATTTCAAAGGTAACAATATCACCTATACTAAGTTTTTCCTTGCATTTAAAAGAAAAAGTCGAGCCCATCTTGGTACTAGAACTGCATCCTGAACAGTGGGCACAGGCACTGTCCCGATATAAGTGAACCTTTATATTGTCGTTGTTTATTTTTTCTATAATCCCTTTGTTTATCATAAAAATACCACCTTTAAATAGAATAGTTAATTTGTGACATAATCGATATGTAAATTATATCACAGGAAAACCTCTTTGTAAAAGTAGGATAGGAATATCTTGAAAAGTAGGGGGGGATATGATAAAATTAGAGTAAAAGTTTTTAGGGGGTAAAGGTGGAAAAAGCTAAGGATAATAAAGAGGTAAAACTAGCAACTCTTTTTATATCTTTATTTTTTTTATATCATTTTATAAAGGGGAAATTCTTTTTTGAAAGTAGAATTTTTGAACTTCTTTATACAATTTTTGGAGTTTATTATTATTTCTTGATAGCTTACCCGCTCCTTATATCCTACTCCTGCTCTTTAGAGGACAGTAAAAGAAAGATGGTTTTGAAAACCCGAATGTTTTTCACAGTCCTTTTTTTCTTTTTTTGCACCCTTATGACGGTGATTTTTCAGATGAAAGAGTATAACTATGACGGTGTAAGGCTGGAAAAGCAACTTATAAAGGTATCCTGGATAGAAGATGAGCTAGGAGGAATGGCCACCATGCTCATAGATTTATTATATTTTAATTTTGAGAAATTACATCTTTATATTTTTTCAACTGTTGTAATTTTTATCTCCTTCTTTTTTATTTTTGGAAGTAGCGTAAGAGGATTTATAAAAAGTATCGGAAATATAAAAAACTTTTATGTAGAGAAAAAAGAGCTTGTAAAAAGGGAAAGAGAGTTACAGGAAAAAATCAGTATAAAAGAGAGTATCGAAAAAGAGATGCTTATTAAAAAAGAAAAATATCTCCAGGAAAAAGAGCGAAAGATAAGAGAAAAAGTAAAAGAGGTTCTACAGGACAGTTCCGATGGATACCAGGGAGAGCCTGAAATACAAAAAATTACTTCTGAGTCTGCTGCAGTGGATGACTTGATAAAAGAAGAAAAAATTGTCACTGAGAAGGAGAAGGATTTAATAAATGATATTGGCATCTAAATCACCGAGAAGGAAAGAGATATTGGAAGGATTTGGCATAGAGCTAGAGATCCTGACTTCAAGTATAGAAGAAACAAGTGATAAAGACGGACTTTTAGAGCAGATAATGGATATTTCTAGAAAAAAATCTCTGGATATTTCCGAAAAAAGAAAAAAAAGTTATGTGGTATCAGCAGATACTGTCGTTGTATTAGAGGGTAAGATACTAGGGAAGCCAAAAGACGAGGACGAGGCCTTTTATATGCTAAACTCTCTGTCTGGAAAACAGCACAAGGTTCTCACCGCCTATACTTTAATGAACTCTGAGAAAAAAATAGATTTCACAAGTTATGATACTACAGAAGTTTTTTTTAAAGAACTTTCAGAAGAGGAAATAAGATGGTATATATCAACTGGTGAACCTATGGACAAGGCCGGTGCTTATGGTATACAGGGAAAGGGATCAGTACTGGTAAAAAAAATAGAGGGTGATTTTTTTAATGTAATGGGATTCCCTATAAGCAAGTTTTACGATGACCTTAAAGATCTAGATTTAAGCATAGATGAACTAAATAAAACTATAGAGGTGGAAGAATGTTAAAAGCAATAAACAAAGCACTTGGGATGTTTTCAGAAGATTTAGGTATAGATTTAGGTACTGCAAATACTCTGGTTTGTGTAAAAAATAAAGGTGTTGTTTTAAACGAACCCTCTGTAGTTGCTGTAAATAATAAAACAAAAGAAATATACGCAGTGGGAGATAAAGCCAAGAGAATGATCGGTCGTACTCCTGCAGTGATAGATGCCATAAGGCCCCTTAAAAACGGAGTTATTGCTGACTATGAAGTGACTGAGAAAATGCTTCGTGAATTTTATAAAAGGGTGCATAAAAGAAAGTTTCTTGCAAATCCAAGAGTTGTGATATGTGTACCTGCAGGGGTTACACAGGTAGAAAAAAGAGCGGTTATCGATGTGACCAGAGAAGCTGGTGCCAGAGAGGCTTACCTTATTGAAGAACCTATGGCGGCTGCAATCGGGGCGGGCTTAAATATATTTGAGCCCGACGGTAATTTTATAATAGACATAGGAGGAGGGACTACTGAAATCGCAGTAATATCTCTAGGAGGAATAGTCAAGACCTCGTCTTTAAGAGTTGCAGGAGATAAATTTGACACTGCAATAGTTCAGTATGTGAGACAAAAGCATAACCTTCTTATAGGGGATAAAACTGCCGAAGAGATCAAGGTTAATGTAGGCAGTGCAATAGATTTAGAAGAGGAACTGACAATAGAGATAAGCGGAAGAAACGTTTTAAATGGACTTCCAAAGAATGTATCCATTAATTCCTCTGAAATAAAAGAAGCCTTAGACGAGATGATGCATCAAATTATAGAAGAGATAAAAGTTATATTAGAGAAAACTCCTCCTGAATTGTCATCAGATATAAAAAGAAAAGGGATAGTTCTTGTAGGAGGAGGAGCCCTTATAAGAGGAATAGACAAGAAAATTTCAGATGCTCTGCAACTTAGTGTACAGATAACTGAATTTCCTCTGAATGCAGTGGTGATGGGTATAGAGGAGTTATTAAAGAATTTTGAAAAATACAGAGAGGTTATTATTTCTCCAGAAACAGATTATTAAGTTTATTTAGGAGAAGCCTATGAAGAAAATTTTATTGTTTTATATAATGATATCGACATTTTTGTATGGAGAGTATCTAAGTACCAACGGAAAAGTTAGTTTTTTTTATGATACAGAAATGCAAAGACTTCACAGTATAAAGGGAGATGTTTTTGACTCTCCATCTATATCGCAGATAGAGGTAGGAGTTATGCTAGAAAAGAAAATCTACTTACTCAGGGATCATGTCCTAGATGTAAGTCTAGTGGAAGGAACTAGCATACTTGTTATAAAAAGCAGGATAGAGGATGTGGACATAAATACCTATGTATTTCCCTCTTCTTATGATAAAAAAAGGGTGTATCTTATAAATGAGTTTCTGAATCCTTCTGTGAAAAAAGATATTGAGATCTTATATAGAGTTATTCCTTATAATGATACAGGGGTAATAGGCTATATTCCATATAAAAATTATTATACTTATGGAAAAGCAAGGTTTAAATCATTGAATAACGGATCAGGGCTTTATATATCCAATGATGAATACTTAGATGTTTTTAAATTCCGTAAGGTAAAAAATAAAGATGTAAAATACCAGGAAGATAAACTTTTTTTGTTACTAAGATTGTTGATAAAAAGAAAAAAAGTTATGACATGGTGGCTTTTGATTTTTCAAATGATGAATGGCCCAATAAAATTATTTTAACTGCTGAGGCCCTGAAAGAGGAATATTTGTCTTGGGGAGACTGGAACTGGGATTTTAAAAGATATCCAAAGGATATAGAGGCACAGCTTTCTCACTTAAAAATGCTTATAACAGGGGGAAAAATACCTGACCTTGTGTATTATGGTAAAAGCAGAGAAAATCTGTCTACAAATCTTGATTTAGCTACAATACTTTCCATCTATGGGAAATCAGAAGAAAGCAGAAAAATCTTACAAAGTTATAAATTCAGAAGAAAAAACAGTGCTGAAGATGTAGCAGTCTTGCTTTCCCTGTTTAAAAGCTGGGAGTTCTCAGAGGAACCCTTTGACAACTCTAAGTTTTTAACCAAGGTCTATCCCGTAATAATGAGAACCCTAAAGGGGATAAACTCCGACGGAAAGTTTGACAGTGAAAGCCAAGAGATAAAAGTTTACTATGACCTCATAGTACTTATGGAGGAACTCATAGTGAATTCCATAGATATAAAAAATCTTCCTAGAAATCTACTGATAGAGAAGCTAGAGAAAGTAAAAAAATATGTGGAAATAAATTTTATGACGCCTGACGGGATAAAAGACAACCCTAAATCTGCAGAGGTTAATCCAAAAAATATAAAATTTGTAGAACTTTATCCTGAAAAGTCCAAAAGATTTTTTATTGAAGAGGAGTTTGAAAAATACTACGACAAAAGACTGGGATACCTTATACTTGAAGGTGAGCCTTTTATGGACTTAGAATATAACCTAAATTTTACTCTGGTTCTTTACAACAACTTTTTTCAAAGAGAGGGAGAAAGATTGTACAGTAGAATAAGAGAATTGGTGGTAGAAAATAAAAATTATCTGGTTCCAGAAATGTATACCAGGGAGAAAAATATGGCAGGCATATACGGTGAACTGATACACTTATATCTGCTGACCAACTATTACAGGGGGATAGAATGAACCTAAAACTATACTTAGAATCCATACTGCTCTTATCTGGAGAGGAACTTAAAATTTCGGAACTCTGTAAATTTTTTAAAAAAGATCACCAAGAAATTGTTGAAATACTGAACGAGATAAAAAATGAGAGAAAAAACACCGGAATAAATGTTGAGATAAATACTGAAAACGTCTATCTTACAACCAATCCAGCTAGCGGAGAGATTATACACAAGTTTTTTAACCAGGAGTCAAAACCTAAAAAACTCTCTGGGGCAGCCTTAGAAACGTTGTCTATAATAGCCTACAGGCAGCCAGTTACCAAAAGTGAGATAGAAGGAATAAGAGGTGTGTCTGCAGAAGGTGTTATTCAGAATTTAGAGGACAAGAAATTAATTAGAGTTTGTGGGAAAAAAGAAAGCGTAGGGAGACCAAATCTATACGAAGTAACAGATAGGTTTTTTAGTTATCTGAAAATAGATTCGATAGAGGAACTTCCAAATTATGATGAGGTGAAAAGGCACATTGAAAGAGAAAATGAGGATAAATAAATATCTTTCTTCTATAGGGGTAGCATCTAGAAGAGAAATAGACAGACTTGTAGAAAAAGGGTCTATAAAAGTGAATGGTGCAATAGCAACTCCTGGAATGCAAGTGTCTGAATCAGATACCATAGAGATAAACGGAAAAAAATTCAGAAAAAACCGGGGAAAAGTTTATTTTATGCTTTACAAACCCACTGGAGTAATAAGTGCAGCAAAGGATGACAGAGGAAGAAAAACCGTAGTGGATCTTGTAAAATACCAAGAGAGAATTTATCCTGTAGGAAGACTTGACTTTGATACAGAGGGACTAATTCTTTTGACCAATGACGGAGATTTTTTTAATAAAATAATGCATCCCAAATCAGAAGTGTATAAAGAGTACCATGTAGACGTTATGGGAAAAGTAAATAAGCTTGAGATAGACAAACTAAAAAGAGGAGTAAGACTAGAAGACGGAATTACCCTGCCTGCTAAAGTTGAGCTTCTAGATTCTTCTCATGAAACATCAAAACTGAGAATATCCATAAGGGAAGGTAGAAATCGTCAAATAAGAAGAATGTGCAAAGCAGTAGGACATCCTGTGACTCATCTGAAAAGAGAAAAAATAGGAGAATTATCCTTGGGAAGATTAAAAAAAGGAGGGTTCAGAGAGTTGTCCAAAAAAGAGATCGAATACCTATACTCTCTGTAAAGAATTATGAAAAAAAGAATTTTTTTAGTGGATTTTGATAAAACGATATCTGACAGAGATACTACAGATGCAATCTTAGAACGGCATAATCCAGACTTACTGGCATCTACCCGTAAGTTGTTTCGAAAAGGTGAAATAGATATAAAAAAGTATCTTCAAATCCTTGTAGAATCTCTTTCAATGACGGAAAAAGAGTTTGAAAAAGAGATCTCTGTTGGAATAAAAATAGATTCTTTTTTCAAAGATTTTTTTCAAAAAGATCATGAAATCAGAATTGTAAGTGCCGGAACTTACCATAATGTAATTTCAAATTTGAAAAAGGCAGGTATTAAATTTCCTGAAGAGCATATTTACTCGAATATACTAAAATTTCAGGGAAAGAAGATAAAGGTAGAGTTTCCTGATGCAGATTCTTTTGAGGGAATATGTAAAAGAAGAGTTGTGGAAAAATATAAAGAAGAATATAAAGAAGTTGTGTTTATAGGGGATGGATCGTCAGACTATTACGGGGCTTCTAAGGCACACAGAGTTTTTGCTAAAAAAGGACTCAGATTAGAGGAGTATTGCCTTGCAAATAATATTGAATATACTTCATTTGAAAGTTTTGAAGAAATAATTAAAATTTATAATATATAGGAGGATAAGAATGTCTTTAACAAGAGAAGAAGTTTTGAAAGTGGCTAAACTTGCCAGACTTGAATTTAAAGATGAGGAGATACAAAAATTTCAGATACAATTAAACGACATATTAGGATATATAGATATCTTGGACGAGGTAGACACAGACGGGGTAGAACCATTGATTCATGTAAATGAGGGATTAGGGAAACTGAGAGAGGACGAGATAAGAAAATCCTTTACTGTAGAGGAAGCCCTTAAAAATGCTCCTCAGTCAGAAGCAGACACTATAATAGTTCCAAAAGTTGTAGGAGAATGATTTAAAAAAAGCTTTTTTAAGTGAAAAATATTCTCTATTTTTTGTAAATAGATAGATTGTAAATAAAAGAGGAGGAAAAATATCTTATGGATAGATTTTATAAACTTACTGCCTTTGAAATAAAGGAAAAAATCTCCACAGGAGAGATAAAGGCAGTAGATGTAATAGCTGATATTTTTGACAGGATAGAAAAAACTGAAAGTAAAATAGACAGCTTTGTTTCTCTGAGAAAAGAGGGAGCCCTTGAAGATGCTAAAAATATAGATGAAAAAGTAGCTAAGGGAGAAGCACTCGGTGCCCTTGCAGGAGTACCAGTGGCTTTAAAGGACAACATGGTATCCTACAATGAACCGTCATCATCTTGCTCCAAGATTTTAGATGGATATATTGGTGTATATGATGCCACAGTAGTAAAAAAAATAAAAGAAT
This window encodes:
- the gatC gene encoding Asp-tRNA(Asn)/Glu-tRNA(Gln) amidotransferase subunit GatC, encoding MSLTREEVLKVAKLARLEFKDEEIQKFQIQLNDILGYIDILDEVDTDGVEPLIHVNEGLGKLREDEIRKSFTVEEALKNAPQSEADTIIVPKVVGE
- a CDS encoding HAD-IB family phosphatase, producing MKKRIFLVDFDKTISDRDTTDAILERHNPDLLASTRKLFRKGEIDIKKYLQILVESLSMTEKEFEKEISVGIKIDSFFKDFFQKDHEIRIVSAGTYHNVISNLKKAGIKFPEEHIYSNILKFQGKKIKVEFPDADSFEGICKRRVVEKYKEEYKEVVFIGDGSSDYYGASKAHRVFAKKGLRLEEYCLANNIEYTSFESFEEIIKIYNI